A window of Argopecten irradians isolate NY chromosome 1, Ai_NY, whole genome shotgun sequence contains these coding sequences:
- the LOC138323678 gene encoding uncharacterized protein, whose product MPKNKGKGGKNRRRGKNENENEKRELVFREHGQEYAQVTRMLGNGRLEALCFDGVKRMCHIRGKLRKKVWINTGDIILLGLREFQDMKADVIQKYTPDEARNLKAYGELPETAKLSDNLFDEDNNEEIEFHNNYDDDADYNDAMWEPQKSDRPKDVKDTRPAGEEIPDAGKYLKGHWEHQQSARIGKLGKRLGDNQCKIDGDVQNNVDVEDSVFMWENGNTGRKDDHDTRTKFGEKCVPEEERHQMVYREPAQVTDISHRKLGERLDDHQSEIDCKIQCSGVLKDDEGVFVNASCNAFVTPGRSQAQGRCQIQTSNR is encoded by the exons ATGCCGAAAAACAAAG GAAAGGGAGGTAAAAACAGGAGGAGGGGTAAAAATgagaatgaaaatgaaaagagAGAACTGGTATTTAGAGAGCATGGACAAG AATACGCACAGGTTACACGGATGTTGGGAAATGGACGATTGGAAGCTCTGTGCTTTGATGGAGTGAAGAGGATGTGTCATATTCGTGGAAAGCTAAGGAAAAAG GTTTGGATAAATACTGGCGACATCATTCTACTTGGGTTAAGGGAGTTTCAAGATATGAAGGCGGACGTTATACAAAAATACACACCAGACGAGGCTAGGAATCTGAAGGCATATGGAGAGCTTCCTGAAACTG CAAAACTCAGCGACAACCTCTTTGATGAGGATAACAATGAAGAAATAGAGTTCCATAACAACTATGACGACGACGCTGACTATAATGATGCC ATGTGGGAACCACAGAAGAGCGACAGACCAAAGGATGTCAAGGACACTAGACCAGCAGGCGAGGAGATACCAGACGCGGGAAAATACCTGAAAGGCCATTGGGAACACCAACAATCGGCTAGGATTG GAAAGCTAGGAAAAAGACTGGGTGATAATCAATGCAAAATTGATGGCGATGTTCAGAACAATGTGGACGTTGAAGACAGTGTGTTT ATGTGGGAAAATGGAAACACAGGAAGAAAAGATGACCATGATACAAGGACAAAATTCGGAGAAAAATGCGTACCAGAGGAAGAACGCCATCAAATGGTTTATAGAGAACCTGCTCAAGTAACGG ATATCTCTCATAGAAAACTTGGCGAAAGGTTGGATGACCATCAAAGTGAAATCGATTGTAAGATTCAGTGTAGTGGGGTCCTTAAAGACGATGAAGGT GTGTTCGTTAATGCCAGCTGCAATGCCTTCGTCACCCCAGGACGTTCTCAAGCTCAAGGCAGGTGTCAAATACAAACATCAAACAGATGA